The Lutibacter sp. Hel_I_33_5 genome has a window encoding:
- a CDS encoding two-component regulator propeller domain-containing protein encodes MKKIVFFLFFITSSILFSQTDYSDSWEDFFSYNNVKDFVKTNDVIYALTDNAVFSYTISTEKIEKLSSVKGLSGNVTSAIHYNSTFKRLVIGYENGLIEVVDEDNTITISADIVNFNQAGEKSINHISEFNNKLYLSTPFAIIEYDVEKLEFGDTFFIGNNSTEIVINETTIVNNQIYAATEVGVFVADVTSNSLIDFNNWNQFFSGQSFKNITSFNNQVFTTVNSILYKIDNASLSQIRDFSETIIGIKSSESSITVALSKIGFIFDTSLNQLLELDATSEFDFTLNNAFFDNNEIYLGTKEFGILKSDSASPSNYKEIHPDGPLSNDVFSITAGENNKLWVVYGGFNNIYGSIFKKQGYSNFDGEKWINIPYDPNFPVTDLTNLTIDPENENKVYISSFGVTGNVNSVSTGGLWVIEDFKTKIFYNHLNSTIESISVSLPSINIRINNSVFDKQGNLWITNQEVSNKLQRLSPSGEWKGYDLSSLDLIFAPGLSDLIIDSNNTLWMGTRRNGVMVFNPNGERKKGLTTTSNQGSLPDLNVKSLAVDRNNRIWIGTPSGLVVFSNASGVFDTDNINAEPVIILDDGIAKKLLGDQSINSIQVDGADNKWFGTDNAGVLYTNSNGQTTLANFSTDNSPLPSNKILKIRVDNSTGKVYFATDKGIVAYNSNVAPYAEELTDVYAYPNPALKNHQTVTIDGRNGTHLPKGTNVKIIDVSGNLVHETNVVEGQELQGGKVVWNKTNLAGRKVASGVYIVLLTNEDASETRTTKIAIVN; translated from the coding sequence ATGAAAAAAATTGTTTTCTTTTTATTTTTTATCACTTCATCAATACTGTTTTCACAAACTGATTATAGTGATTCTTGGGAAGATTTTTTTTCATACAACAATGTAAAAGATTTTGTAAAAACTAACGATGTTATTTATGCTCTAACAGATAATGCTGTTTTTTCATATACTATATCAACAGAAAAGATTGAAAAACTATCTTCTGTAAAAGGACTTTCTGGCAATGTTACATCAGCAATACATTACAATTCAACTTTTAAAAGATTAGTAATTGGTTATGAAAACGGATTAATTGAAGTTGTAGATGAAGACAATACAATTACCATTTCTGCAGATATTGTAAATTTTAACCAAGCTGGTGAAAAAAGTATCAATCATATTTCAGAATTTAATAATAAATTATACCTCTCGACACCTTTTGCAATTATCGAATATGATGTTGAAAAGTTAGAATTTGGCGATACTTTTTTTATAGGAAATAATTCTACGGAAATAGTCATTAATGAAACGACAATTGTTAATAATCAAATTTATGCAGCTACAGAAGTAGGTGTTTTTGTTGCAGATGTCACCAGTAATTCTTTGATTGATTTTAATAATTGGAATCAATTTTTTTCAGGACAAAGTTTTAAAAACATTACAAGTTTTAATAATCAAGTTTTTACTACTGTAAATTCAATTTTATATAAGATTGATAATGCAAGTCTTTCTCAAATTAGAGATTTTTCTGAAACAATTATTGGAATTAAAAGCTCTGAATCGAGTATTACAGTTGCTTTAAGTAAAATAGGATTCATATTTGATACGTCTTTAAATCAATTACTAGAACTAGATGCTACTTCAGAATTTGATTTTACGCTAAACAATGCTTTTTTTGATAATAATGAAATTTATTTGGGAACAAAGGAGTTTGGAATTTTAAAGTCAGATAGTGCAAGTCCATCAAATTATAAAGAGATTCATCCAGATGGTCCATTATCTAATGATGTATTTTCAATAACAGCAGGAGAGAATAATAAATTATGGGTGGTATATGGTGGTTTTAATAATATTTATGGGTCAATTTTTAAAAAACAAGGATATAGTAATTTTGATGGAGAGAAATGGATTAATATTCCTTATGACCCTAATTTTCCTGTTACAGATCTAACAAATCTGACAATTGATCCAGAAAATGAAAATAAAGTATATATAAGTTCTTTTGGTGTTACAGGAAATGTAAACTCAGTTTCTACCGGTGGTTTATGGGTTATTGAAGATTTTAAAACGAAAATTTTTTATAATCATTTAAATAGTACAATAGAGAGTATATCAGTAAGTCTTCCATCAATTAATATTAGAATAAATAATTCTGTTTTTGATAAGCAAGGTAATTTATGGATTACGAACCAAGAGGTTAGTAATAAATTGCAAAGATTATCTCCTTCTGGAGAATGGAAAGGATATGATTTAAGCTCTTTGGATTTAATTTTTGCTCCTGGCCTTAGTGATTTAATTATTGATTCTAACAATACTTTATGGATGGGCACTCGGAGAAATGGAGTTATGGTTTTTAATCCTAATGGTGAAAGAAAAAAAGGATTAACAACAACTTCTAATCAAGGAAGTCTACCAGATTTAAATGTAAAATCTTTAGCAGTAGATAGAAATAATAGAATTTGGATTGGTACACCTTCTGGTCTAGTTGTCTTTAGTAATGCTTCTGGTGTTTTTGATACTGATAATATTAATGCCGAACCTGTAATTATTTTAGATGATGGAATTGCAAAAAAATTACTAGGAGATCAATCTATTAATAGTATTCAGGTAGATGGAGCAGATAATAAATGGTTTGGTACGGACAACGCAGGTGTTTTATATACAAATTCAAACGGACAAACTACGCTAGCAAATTTTAGTACCGATAATTCGCCATTACCATCCAATAAAATTTTAAAAATTAGGGTAGATAATTCAACAGGTAAAGTATACTTCGCTACCGATAAAGGTATTGTTGCGTATAATAGTAATGTTGCGCCATATGCAGAAGAATTAACCGATGTGTATGCGTATCCAAATCCTGCATTAAAAAATCATCAAACAGTTACAATTGATGGTAGAAACGGAACTCATTTACCTAAAGGCACCAATGTGAAAATTATTGATGTTTCTGGTAATCTTGTTCATGAAACAAATGTTGTTGAAGGACAAGAATTACAAGGAGGAAAAGTAGTTTGGAATAAAACCAATCTTGCCGGACGCAAAGTAGCTTCTGGTGTATATATTGTTTTATTAACTAATGAAGATGCTTCAGAAACTAGAACAACTAAAATTGCAATTGTAAACTAA
- a CDS encoding CYTH domain-containing protein, translating to MDIEIERKFLVKDTTYKKESYDCRYIKQGFLNSNKNRVVRIRIIDKKAFLTIKGKSNKKGTTRFEWEKEISVSDAENLFLLCEKGIIEKYRYYIKSNKHVFEVDEFLGDNIGLVVAEIELENENDDFKTPKWLGKEVTGISKYYNSNLSKKPYKSWA from the coding sequence ATGGACATAGAAATAGAAAGAAAATTTTTAGTTAAAGACACTACTTATAAAAAAGAAAGTTATGATTGTAGGTATATAAAGCAAGGTTTTTTAAACTCAAATAAAAACAGGGTTGTTAGAATTAGAATCATTGATAAAAAAGCTTTTCTAACCATAAAAGGAAAGTCAAACAAGAAGGGTACAACACGTTTTGAATGGGAAAAAGAAATTTCTGTTTCTGATGCTGAAAATTTATTTTTGTTATGCGAAAAAGGGATTATTGAGAAGTATAGATATTATATAAAATCTAATAAACATGTTTTTGAAGTTGATGAATTTCTTGGTGACAATATAGGATTAGTAGTTGCTGAAATTGAACTCGAGAATGAAAATGATGATTTTAAAACGCCTAAATGGTTAGGAAAAGAAGTTACTGGGATATCTAAATATTACAATTCAAACTTAAGTAAAAAACCTTATAAATCTTGGGCATAA
- a CDS encoding hemolysin III family protein — protein MTKNTIHRYSKKEEYFNVLTHAFGLGLGILAFPFLVYKSFQFDGFWKPFSFIVYGLSIIILYAASTFYHASKEDKKRRKLNIFDHAAIYVLIAGTYTPFTLIILEGRLGWILFIATWIFAFIGIILKLFFTGRYDKLSTAMYLLMGWQVIFAIKPLLANFFEDGVFWLFLGGIFYTIGAILYSIKKLSYNHAIFHVFVLLGSLAHFISIYFYI, from the coding sequence ATGACAAAGAACACTATTCACCGTTATAGTAAAAAAGAAGAGTATTTTAATGTACTTACACACGCTTTTGGCTTAGGGTTAGGAATTCTTGCTTTCCCTTTTTTAGTATATAAGTCTTTTCAATTTGATGGTTTTTGGAAGCCTTTTAGTTTTATTGTTTACGGATTAAGCATTATAATTTTATATGCTGCATCAACTTTTTATCATGCTTCTAAAGAAGATAAAAAAAGGAGAAAACTTAATATTTTTGATCATGCAGCTATTTATGTTTTAATTGCTGGGACATATACTCCTTTTACTTTAATTATTTTAGAAGGTAGGTTAGGCTGGATACTATTTATTGCTACATGGATATTTGCATTTATAGGAATTATACTAAAGCTTTTTTTTACTGGACGATATGATAAACTTTCCACCGCTATGTACTTATTAATGGGTTGGCAAGTTATTTTTGCCATAAAACCTTTATTAGCTAACTTTTTTGAAGATGGCGTATTTTGGTTGTTTTTAGGAGGTATCTTCTATACAATAGGGGCAATTTTATATTCAATAAAGAAATTATCTTATAATCATGCCATTTTCCATGTGTTTGTTTTATTAGGAAGTCTCGCTCACTTTATTTCAATCTATTTTTATATATAA
- a CDS encoding 1-acyl-sn-glycerol-3-phosphate acyltransferase, with protein sequence MRFLKIPLLYIWRAWFYILMFTTIILMLPFLLILTSDEKYYPTFWKMVRAWSFLLIYGMGFRLKIDCEQEIKRDQSYMFIANHASLIDPWVMIVLSKNPIVFVGKKELVKIPIFGFFYRKVVIMVDRSSEKSRKNVYERAKKRLKNGTSIAIFPEGLVPTENVVLGDFKNGAFSLSIEHQIPIVPQIYYDCKRLFSWDFKKGGLGTFRIKQTKFIETKGLTSEDIPTLREEAFDIVYNELVKDEKYMKDTNRPDNDKEHYSPL encoded by the coding sequence GTGAGATTCTTAAAAATACCTTTATTATACATTTGGAGAGCTTGGTTCTACATCTTAATGTTTACTACAATAATTTTAATGTTGCCGTTTTTATTGATTTTAACATCTGATGAAAAGTATTACCCTACTTTTTGGAAAATGGTGCGAGCTTGGTCTTTTTTATTGATTTATGGAATGGGTTTTCGATTAAAAATTGATTGTGAACAAGAAATTAAGAGAGATCAAAGTTATATGTTTATTGCAAATCATGCTTCTTTGATTGATCCTTGGGTTATGATTGTTTTAAGTAAAAACCCTATTGTTTTTGTTGGAAAAAAAGAGCTGGTTAAGATTCCGATTTTTGGATTTTTTTACAGAAAGGTGGTTATTATGGTTGATAGAAGTTCTGAAAAAAGCAGAAAAAATGTATATGAAAGAGCTAAAAAAAGATTAAAAAACGGAACCAGTATAGCTATTTTTCCAGAAGGGTTAGTACCCACAGAAAATGTAGTTTTAGGAGATTTTAAAAATGGTGCTTTTAGTTTATCAATAGAACATCAAATACCAATAGTACCACAAATTTATTACGATTGTAAACGGCTATTTTCTTGGGATTTTAAAAAAGGAGGACTGGGAACTTTTAGAATAAAACAAACGAAGTTTATTGAAACTAAAGGGTTAACATCAGAAGATATTCCAACACTTAGAGAAGAGGCTTTTGACATTGTTTATAATGAATTGGTGAAAGATGAAAAATACATGAAGGATACAAATAGACCAGATAATGACAAAGAACACTATTCACCGTTATAG
- the trpS gene encoding tryptophan--tRNA ligase, translated as MSRILTGVQSTGTPHLGNLLGAILPAIKLSNNPDNQSFLFIADMHSLTQIKDGKELRENTYSTAATWLACGLDINKTVFYRQSDIPEVTELSWYLSCFFPYQRLTLAHSFKDKADRLQDVNAGLFSYPMLMAADILLYDADIVPVGKDQLQHLEMSRDVANRMNNLVGYVLIPPDAKVQEHTKLVPGIDGEKMSKSRDNIINIFLSDKKLRKQIMSIQTDSTPLEEPKNPDTDNVFALYKLLASDSQIEEMRANYLGGNYGYGHAKQALYELIIEQFAEVRTKYNHFMENRNEIDEALAIGAEKAKKVANEVLARVRNKVGY; from the coding sequence ATGTCAAGAATTTTAACTGGAGTACAAAGTACTGGAACACCTCATTTAGGTAATTTATTAGGCGCAATTTTACCCGCTATAAAACTATCTAATAATCCTGATAATCAATCTTTTTTGTTTATTGCAGACATGCATTCTTTAACTCAAATTAAAGATGGAAAAGAACTACGAGAAAACACCTACAGTACAGCTGCAACTTGGTTAGCTTGTGGGCTTGACATTAACAAAACTGTGTTTTATAGACAAAGTGATATTCCAGAAGTCACTGAATTAAGTTGGTATCTAAGTTGTTTTTTTCCATATCAACGTTTAACCTTAGCACATAGTTTTAAAGATAAAGCTGATCGTTTACAAGATGTAAACGCTGGTTTGTTTTCGTATCCAATGTTAATGGCTGCAGATATTTTATTATACGATGCTGATATTGTTCCAGTAGGAAAAGATCAGTTACAACATCTAGAAATGTCTCGAGATGTTGCTAATAGAATGAATAATCTTGTAGGTTATGTGTTAATTCCGCCAGATGCAAAAGTTCAAGAACATACTAAATTAGTTCCTGGAATTGATGGTGAAAAGATGAGTAAATCAAGAGATAATATTATCAATATTTTCTTATCTGATAAAAAACTACGTAAACAAATAATGAGTATTCAAACCGATAGTACTCCATTAGAAGAGCCTAAAAACCCTGATACTGATAATGTTTTTGCGTTGTATAAATTATTAGCAAGCGATTCACAAATTGAAGAAATGCGTGCTAATTATTTAGGCGGAAATTACGGTTATGGTCATGCTAAACAGGCACTGTATGAATTAATTATAGAACAGTTTGCTGAAGTAAGAACAAAATACAATCATTTTATGGAAAATAGAAATGAGATAGATGAAGCATTAGCCATTGGTGCTGAAAAAGCCAAAAAAGTAGCGAATGAAGTTTTAGCAAGAGTAAGAAATAAAGTAGGTTATTGA